Proteins encoded by one window of Luteimonas yindakuii:
- a CDS encoding TonB-dependent receptor domain-containing protein, producing MTNRQSLAPRLNTLSIALSMVMLATAPTAFAQDQSEQSRPASTQASTLDTVTVVGSRIKRAEIEGPAPVTVITRADIDREGFQTVGDMLQSLTQQSTANFTGDLAVSGFTPNAQVVNLRGMGPGYTLTLINGRRPPDYPQPYNRDNNVVNVRMIPSAIVERVEVLTGGASAIYGSDAVAGVVNIVTRKNYDGNQIRVTAGTTAEGGGDSVAFEYTGGSTGDRWSTLYALQYNANEPVFASQREFLADTRNNPYGLTANPNLALVALSLGGVAARANHNAVYDAAACDAFGYTTVTTPARGTYCGSFTQPASRSISNKQETWATYVSGTFDVTNTLQLFGSASLYTSEASSGSGTEFWGTSGDRFTANPSGAATGYYYDAAYGDFFQLQRVFNPFELGGSEAATTLYDENYFDLTFGVNGVFGRFDWEASANYGEYEYENDRPRLLAKPVHDYFLGPQLGNRSNGVPIYALNLARWNSPITPEIYRSFATRVKNISETSSGTVNFNFSGDLFDLPAGPLSIAGVVEGTRQTMDLISDPRTDQMRPLDEQTIYNLTSSGSTSGERDRYAVGVEFRVPILDSLTANLAGRYDKYDDITAVDGAFTKTFGLEWRPFSSLLLRGSYATSFRAPDMQMVFAEGAASYSSVLDEYACRSGQYLGQTTGPRTVPTCQQSGDLTQYQTQSRIAGNPGLKEEEGESWGYGFVWDIIDNMSLSVDYYRIRLEDKASQVTAAYILQNEANCRLGVKRDGTAFENGPDSAFCQNIYGLITRTVAPGTALDGRLQALNTAYINTAFQEVSGVDANFRYRHTTDRWGRFDLDLGYTLRLTDKSKQFADDELVDYRDMWDYDPRSRVRGSLGWSSDDWSVTLFGTRLGANQNWAETDRLRPYITYNMQVGHRFTPNTKVEFTVVNLTDNQYRFDETYTSYPYFYYANGADPLGRRFFISMTHRF from the coding sequence ATGACCAACCGCCAAAGCCTCGCTCCGAGGCTGAATACGCTGAGTATTGCCCTTTCGATGGTGATGCTCGCGACCGCACCCACCGCCTTCGCCCAGGACCAGAGCGAGCAATCCCGCCCGGCGTCCACCCAGGCGAGTACGCTCGATACCGTGACGGTCGTTGGCTCGCGCATCAAGCGCGCCGAGATCGAGGGTCCGGCACCCGTGACCGTGATCACGCGCGCGGACATCGACCGCGAAGGTTTCCAGACTGTGGGCGACATGCTGCAGTCGTTGACCCAGCAGAGCACGGCCAATTTCACTGGTGATCTTGCAGTGAGCGGCTTCACGCCGAATGCCCAGGTGGTGAACCTGCGCGGCATGGGGCCCGGATACACGCTGACCCTCATCAACGGTCGCCGCCCGCCCGACTACCCGCAGCCGTACAACCGCGACAACAACGTCGTCAACGTCCGCATGATCCCCAGCGCCATCGTCGAGCGGGTGGAAGTCCTGACCGGCGGCGCCTCGGCGATCTACGGATCGGACGCGGTTGCCGGCGTAGTCAACATCGTTACCCGCAAGAACTACGACGGCAACCAGATCCGCGTGACTGCCGGCACGACTGCGGAAGGTGGCGGCGACTCGGTCGCATTCGAATACACCGGCGGCTCGACGGGCGACCGCTGGAGCACCCTGTACGCGCTGCAGTACAACGCCAACGAGCCGGTGTTCGCGAGCCAGCGCGAGTTCCTCGCCGATACCCGGAACAACCCCTATGGACTGACCGCGAATCCGAACCTGGCGCTGGTGGCACTGAGCCTCGGTGGCGTGGCGGCACGTGCGAACCACAACGCGGTTTACGACGCGGCCGCATGCGATGCGTTCGGCTACACCACTGTGACGACCCCTGCGCGCGGCACCTACTGCGGCAGCTTCACCCAGCCTGCTTCGCGCTCGATCTCGAACAAGCAGGAGACCTGGGCGACATACGTGTCGGGCACCTTCGACGTCACCAACACGCTGCAATTGTTCGGTAGCGCTTCGTTGTACACATCGGAAGCCTCGTCGGGCAGCGGCACCGAATTCTGGGGCACGTCGGGCGACCGCTTCACGGCGAATCCCTCGGGTGCGGCGACCGGCTACTACTACGACGCCGCGTATGGCGACTTCTTCCAGCTGCAGCGCGTTTTCAATCCGTTCGAGCTGGGTGGCTCCGAAGCCGCCACGACGCTGTACGACGAGAACTATTTCGACCTCACGTTCGGCGTCAATGGCGTGTTTGGCCGCTTCGACTGGGAAGCCAGCGCCAACTATGGCGAGTACGAGTACGAGAACGACCGCCCCCGCCTGTTGGCAAAGCCGGTGCACGACTACTTCCTGGGGCCGCAGCTGGGCAACCGCAGTAACGGCGTGCCGATCTACGCGTTGAACCTCGCCCGCTGGAACTCGCCGATTACCCCGGAGATCTATCGTTCCTTCGCCACCCGGGTGAAGAACATTTCTGAAACCTCCTCCGGCACGGTCAACTTCAACTTCTCCGGCGACCTGTTCGATTTGCCGGCCGGACCGTTGAGCATTGCGGGCGTGGTCGAGGGTACCCGTCAGACGATGGACCTGATCAGCGATCCGCGAACGGACCAGATGCGCCCGCTCGATGAGCAGACCATCTACAACCTGACGAGCTCCGGCTCCACCAGCGGTGAGCGCGACCGGTATGCAGTCGGCGTGGAGTTCCGTGTGCCGATTCTGGATTCGCTCACTGCGAACCTGGCCGGCCGCTACGACAAGTACGACGACATCACCGCCGTCGATGGCGCTTTCACCAAGACGTTCGGCCTCGAATGGCGGCCCTTCTCGAGCCTGCTGCTGCGTGGCTCGTACGCCACGAGCTTCCGTGCCCCCGACATGCAGATGGTCTTCGCGGAGGGCGCTGCTTCGTATTCGAGCGTTCTCGACGAATATGCCTGCCGTTCCGGCCAGTACCTCGGCCAGACCACAGGCCCGCGCACTGTGCCTACCTGCCAGCAGTCCGGCGACCTGACCCAGTACCAGACGCAGAGCCGCATTGCCGGCAACCCGGGGCTCAAGGAAGAGGAAGGCGAGAGCTGGGGCTACGGCTTCGTGTGGGACATCATCGACAACATGTCGTTGTCGGTCGACTACTACCGCATCCGACTGGAAGACAAGGCCAGCCAGGTGACCGCGGCGTACATCCTGCAGAACGAGGCTAATTGCCGCCTCGGCGTCAAGCGCGACGGCACTGCGTTCGAGAACGGACCCGATTCGGCGTTCTGCCAGAACATCTACGGGCTCATCACCCGCACCGTGGCCCCCGGCACAGCGCTCGACGGGCGGTTGCAGGCACTCAACACCGCCTACATCAACACGGCGTTCCAGGAGGTCAGCGGTGTCGATGCGAACTTCCGATACCGCCACACCACTGACCGTTGGGGCCGTTTTGACCTCGACCTCGGCTACACGCTCCGCCTGACCGACAAGTCGAAGCAGTTCGCCGATGACGAATTGGTCGACTATCGCGACATGTGGGATTACGACCCCCGTTCGCGCGTGCGTGGCTCGCTGGGCTGGAGTTCCGACGACTGGAGCGTGACGCTGTTCGGCACCCGCCTGGGCGCCAACCAGAACTGGGCCGAGACCGACCGCCTGCGGCCGTACATCACCTACAACATGCAGGTTGGACATCGGTTTACGCCCAATACCAAGGTCGAATTCACGGTGGTCAACCTCACCGACAACCAGTACCGCTTCGACGAAACCTACACGTCGTATCCGTACTTCTACTACGCCAATGGTGCGGACCCGCTGGGTCGTCGCTTCTTCATCTCCATGACCCATCGCTTCTGA